From one Heptranchias perlo isolate sHepPer1 chromosome X, sHepPer1.hap1, whole genome shotgun sequence genomic stretch:
- the LOC137307127 gene encoding uncharacterized protein, which yields MATGPSRTRNVLFSCPQLSLEDALVRTGYDAQLVDRQFRRATAKNRIDLLRRQTRDATNRVPFVVQYFPGAEKLRHVLCSLQHVIDDDEHLAKAIPTPPLLAFKQPPNLKQTIVRSKLPSFQENSVHDTTQPCHGNLCKTCQIIDTDTTITREDTTHQVHGSYSCDSANVVSLIHCRKGCPGAWHIGETMQTLRQRMNGYRATIARQEGSLPVGEHFSSQGHSATDLRVSVLQDGLRDTRQRKIVEQKLIAKFRTHEDLGFMSLYT from the coding sequence ATGGCAACAGGCCCTTCGCGCACGCGCAATGTTTTATTTTCTTGTCCACAGCTATCATTagaagacgccctcgtaagaacgggatatgacgctcaactcgtcgatcgacagttccgacgggccacagcgaaaaatcgcatagacctcctcagaagacaaacacgggacgcaaccaacagagtacccttcgtcgtccagtacttccccggagcggagaaactacgccatgttctctgcagccttcaacatgtcatcgatgacgacgaacacctcgctaaggccatccccacacctccactactcgccttcaaacagccacccaacctcaaacagaccatcgttcgcagcaaattacccagctttcaggagaacagcgtccatgacaccacacaaccctgccacggcaacctctgcaagacatgccagatcatcgacacggataccaccatcacacgagaggacaccacccaccaggtacatggttcatactcctgtgactcggccaacgttgtctccctcatacattgcaggaaaggatgccccggagcatggcacattggcgagaccatgcagacactgcgacaacggatgaacggataccgcgcaacaatcgccagacaggagggttccctcccagtcggggaacacttcagcagtcaaggacattcagccaccgatcttcgggtaagcgttctccaagacggccttcgagacacacgacaacgcaaaatcgtcgagcagaaattgatagccaagttccgcacccatgaggatcttgggttcatgtcactctacacgtaa